In Morococcus cerebrosus, a single genomic region encodes these proteins:
- a CDS encoding IS30 family transposase, translating into MSYTQLTQDERYHIQYLSRHCTIAEIAKQLNRHKSTISREIKRHCIQGQQYSAEKAQKQSRLTKQHRRKPYKLDSQLVQHIDTLIRRKLSPEQVCAYLHKHHGITLHHSTVYRYLRQDKSNGGTLWQHLRICSKPYRKRYGSTWTRGKVPNRVGIENRPAIVDQKTRIGDWEADTIVGKNQKSALLTLVERVTRYTIICKLKNLKAEDTARAAIRVLKAYKARVHTITMDNGKEFYQHTKIAKALKAKTYFCRPYHSWEKGLNENTNGLIRQYFPKQTDFRNISDREIRRVQDELNHRPRKTLGYETPSVLFLNLFQPLVP; encoded by the coding sequence ATGAGCTACACACAACTGACCCAAGACGAACGATACCATATCCAATACCTGTCCCGCCACTGCACCATCGCCGAAATCGCCAAACAGCTCAACCGCCACAAAAGCACCATCAGCCGCGAAATCAAGCGGCACTGCATCCAAGGGCAGCAATACAGCGCCGAAAAAGCACAGAAGCAAAGCCGGCTGACCAAACAGCACCGGCGAAAACCCTATAAGCTCGATTCGCAGCTGGTTCAACACATCGACACCCTTATCCGCCGCAAACTCAGTCCCGAACAAGTATGTGCCTACCTGCATAAACACCACGGGATCACACTCCATCACAGCACCGTTTACCGCTACCTTCGCCAAGACAAAAGCAACGGCGGCACTTTGTGGCAACATCTCAGAATATGCAGCAAACCCTACCGCAAACGCTACGGCAGCACATGGACCAGAGGCAAAGTGCCCAACCGCGTCGGCATAGAGAACCGACCTGCTATCGTCGACCAGAAAACCCGCATCGGCGATTGGGAGGCCGACACCATCGTCGGCAAAAATCAGAAAAGCGCGTTATTGACCTTGGTCGAACGCGTTACCCGCTACACCATCATCTGCAAATTAAAGAACTTAAAAGCCGAAGACACTGCCCGGGCGGCCATTAGGGTATTAAAGGCATATAAAGCCAGAGTCCACACCATCACCATGGATAACGGCAAAGAGTTCTACCAACACACCAAAATAGCCAAAGCATTGAAGGCGAAAACCTATTTTTGCCGCCCTTACCATTCTTGGGAGAAAGGGCTGAATGAGAACACCAATGGACTCATCCGGCAATATTTCCCCAAACAAACCGATTTCCGAAACATCAGCGATCGGGAGATACGCAGGGTTCAAGATGAGTTGAACCACCGGCCGAGAAAAACACTTGGCTACGAAACGCCAAGTGTTTTATTCTTAAATCTGTTCCAACCACTGGTACCCTAG